The nucleotide window GTTCTGGGCCTCGGCGAGCAGGCCTTGGAGCTGGCTGGCCTTTTCCACGACACGCATGCCGCGGCCGCCGCCGCCGAAGGCCGCCTTGATGATCAGCGGGAAGCCGATCTCATGCGCCACCTTGAAGGCCTCGTCCGCGTCGGTGATCGGTTCCTCGGTTCCGGGGAGGGTGGGGACGTTGAACTTCGCGGCCAGCGTGCGGGCGGCGGTCTTGTCGCCCATGTTTTCCAACAGCTCCGGGGATGGCCCGATGAAGATGATGCCCTCGCGCGCGCAGGCCCGGGCGAAAGCGGCATTTTCCGAGAGGAAGCCGTAGCCCGGGTGGATCATGGTCACGCCCTTCGACTTCGCCAGCGCCACAATGCCCTCGACATCCAGATAGGCGCCCACCGGCCCTTTCTCGCGGTTCAGCGCGTAGGCCTCGTCCGCCTTGAAGCGGTGGATCGAGAAGCGGTCTTCCTCGGCGTAGATCGACACGGTCCGCAGACCGAGTTCGTTGGCGGCACGGAAGATGCGGATGGCGATTTCTCCGCGATTGGCGGCCATCAGCTTCGCAGGACGATTGGCGTTTTCAGGCATTACGCCGTGTTTCTACGAAGGGCGGCGCGGGGGAGGGAAGGGGAAAACCCGCGTCCCTGCCAAACGACAGCCACGATAGGACGTGATTCGCCCTTTCCGCCGGTGGGGTTCCCTGTTAGCCGTGTTCCCATGGGTTACATGAGTGTCCTGTCGTTTGTTCCCGGGCTCTTCGCATTGGTCGCCCAATGGATCGGTGTTCTGGCGATGCGGGGTACGAAAGCGAAAGGCTGGTGGGTGATGTTGGCGGGAGTATGCGTGTCCACATCGGGACCTCTGCTGGGGATCATTGCGACATTGTTTGGAGAATTCTTCGGGGCTTCCGGCAGCTTGGGGCCGGGAGTGTTTTTCATGCTTCTCGGGCTGGGCTCGATCGGTGGCGGACTCTTGTTTGGAATCGGTTTTGCCGTGCATGCCCTGGGGATGCGGGCGGCTGCGGAGCGTCAGGCACAGCTCGAATCGCTCACTGCCGCGATGGCGGAGGAACTGCGGGTAATGCGTGCCGGCAACTGATCACCCTCCATGGGGGCTCGTAGGAAGGATGCGAGGTGGTCGGCGTGATCGAGCGACTCCGGCCACGGCAAGGGGTCTTCCGTCTGCGTGGCCGCGACATCACGAAGCCGGATTTCATGAGTTACGCTTTTTCGGCCATGACGTGTTAGATTTGCGCAATGGCTAACAACTCTTGCCGTTGGGCTATTGTGGCAATCCGTGACTCCAACTACGACGGCAAATTGTATGAAAAACCCAATATCATGCATAATCGTCGTCATGTCGCGGACATTGCCTGCCGCATTCCTCCTGGCGTCCTCCGCCCTGGCGGTGCCTCCGGCAACCCTGCAGCAGCAGGTGACCTACAACGGGCAGACCGTCACCATGCAGCTCACCAAGCTGAACCTCCGCGGATCGAACTTCGAACTCAAGGTTCAGAATTCGTCGGGTGGCTATACTACGGTGACTCCCGTAGCGGAGCGCTCCTACATGGGGACCGTGGACGAATACCCGGGCGCCGTGTCCTGCGGCATCCTGAAAGACAACGGCGACTTCCTGGGCACGGTGTACTTTGATCGCGGCGCGACCTGGTTCACTCTGAACGGCAGTGTCACGGGCACCCGCGGGCTGGAATATGCAGTCGATGCCTTCCACGGGTTCACACTTCCAACCGCGGACCTGCCGGCTGCCGGCCAGGGGGGAAACCAGACCTACCGTTTCGATGTGGGGATCGATGCCTCTTATGACTACTACACACAGCAGGGCAGCGTCGCCAGTTGCGTGGAGATGATCGAGTATTCGGTCAACAACGTGCGCGCGATCTACATCCGGGATGCCCTGCTCCGTCCGGCATTGGGGCGGGTGATCATCCGCGGGGATGCCACCAAGGATCCCTACTCCCAGTCGATGGAGTTGTCCGGAGTCAAATCCGAATGGGAACAGAACCAGACCAGCGCCCTGCGCGATGTGGTTTGCGGGATCGATCCGGCCTTCAATGGCGGCCTTGCCTGGGTCGGTGCGATCGGGGGCACGACCGCTCATTACTCGGCCAACAATGCGGGAGGCGACGGCAGCTTTGATGTCACCTGGCGCCACGAACTCGGTCACAACTGGAGTTGCCCGCACTTCGTCGGTGGATCACCGGAAGGCAAGGGCATCATGGGCGGAAACGGGCCCGGGCGCTTCAGCGGCTGCGAGGTGCGGAAGATCCTCGACTACCGGGCCAATCGTATTTCGGCCGGCGGCATTCTGGACAACGAAGGCACCTTTACCGCTGTCGACTTTCCTCCCTACGCGGCGATGGACACGGCCCGTTGTGTCGTCAACCAGTCGGTGACCTTCAACGTGAAGGTCAATGACTTTGATGCGAATGGCGACACGTTTTCGCTCTCCACGTTTGACAGCACCTCGGCGAAGGGCGGCACCGTGACGCAGTCGGGGCAGAATCTCGTTTACACGGCTCCCGGCAGCTCACTCGGCACGGACTATTTCCTCTATACGATTGTGGATTCCAGCGGCCAGACTGCCACGGGCGTCGTCGTCATTGACGTTCGGGCTAACGATCCGCTGGTCATGTATCTGCCGCTGGATGAAACCACCGGCACGGTCGCGACCGACCTTTCCGCCAATGCCAACAACGGCACCCAGGCGGGGAATCCGACCTGGACCACCGGGAAATTCGGCAATGCCCTGACCCTCGATGGCAACGACTACCTGATGATCAACGGCGTGGCGGGTGAGATCACCAGCAACAACATCACCCTGAGTGCCTGGGTCAAGACGACCGATAGCGAGGCCGACTGGTTCTCATGCAACACCTCGTCAGGCGGGAATGTCTTCATGTTCTCGATCCATGGCGGCAAGGCCAGCGTCTATGACGGCAGCTATGAGGCCTCATCCACCACCACGGTGAACAACAACGCCTGGCACCTGTTGACCTACGTGCGGAACGGAAGCACGGGCTCCATCTATGTGGACGGAAATCTGGAAGCCACCCATACCGCGAACTTCACCCTGTCCTCCACCGACCTGTGGTCGATCGGCCAGGAGTGGGATAACACCACCGCCAGTGACTTCCTGATCGGAAGCGTGGATGACGTGCGGCTCTACAACAAGGCCCTGACGGCGACCGAAGTGGATTATCTGGTCCAAGGCGGCAATGCCGAAGTGCCGCTTCCCTTCGATACCCAGACCGGGGTCAAGGCGGGCCTGTTCAACTGGGAGCCCGCGGCCAATATGACCAGCCAGAACTTCTATCTCGGTACCAGCCTGACGGCTGTGACCAACGCGGGAACCTCCTCGGCGGAATACCGCGGTTCCGTGACTGGTTCCGAATGGAGCGGCAATCTGCAACCGAACACCACCTACTACTGGCGGGTGGACAGCCTGGCTTCCGGCATCACCCGGAAGGGCTCCATCTGGACGTTTTCCACCGGTGCCGCGCAATCGCCGTCCGGCCTATGGAACTTCCCGACCTCCAACCCCGTCTCCGCCACTCTCGGATCCAATCTGGTCCTGACAGGAAGCCAAACAACGGTGGCTGGTTCCGTATCGGGTGATCAGGCTGTCCAGATCGGCAATGGCAGCCACTACACGGTGACCAATCCGATCGGCGCGAATGGCGGCGGCTCGCACACGAACGAGTACACCCTGCTGTATGACTTCAAGCCAACCCTCTCCGCCGGTTACGCCAGCATGATTGACCACAAGGACGCGAACAGTGACGGAGAATTGTTCACCCGTTCCGATGGTTCCATTGGCAGCCAGCAACTCGGATATGCTCCGGCGGGCACGCTGACCACCTCATGGACACGCTTGGTCCTGAGGGTGAAGAACGATTGGTTTGCCGAGCTTTGGATCAACGGAGTGCATGTTTATGACTTCGACACACAGGAGGCGGATTCCCGTTATTCGCTGCTCAGCTCCTTCGATCTCTTCCAGGACGGCCCTTCGGGAGGTGAAGAGGAAACGATCCAGTTGTCCACCTTCGCGCTGTGGGGCCGCGCCCTCGATGATGTCGAAATCGCCGCCATGGGATCGCCGGGTGCCCCGGTCATCCTGCTAGGCAATTAAGCCGTTTCCCTGGATTTATCTCAGCACGGTGATCAGGTCCTTGATTGCCGTGCTGCTCTCACCGGATGGCAACATAGACACCCTCGAACCCGACATGCGGGCGGTCCGTCGGACCCATCAGAACTTTCAGGGGAAGCGAGGCCTTGCCGGCCTTGGCGAACCACGTTTTGAAGCGGGCGATCGCACTCGCCCCGGGATGCAGGCAGATGGCGCGCAGCTCACCCTCCACCGGATGTTTGTAGGAAATGCGGCTGCTGCGGATGACGATGTGGCTGTCGCGGTCATTGAGCTCCAACCACAGCAGGGCATAGCCGGCCAGTGTGGCGACCGCGGCGAGGCTGCCGCCGAAGGCGGTGCCGAGGTGGTTGTGATTCGCTTCCAGAGGAGCAGTCAGGATCAGACCGGAGGAATCGTAGGATTCGATCCGCACGCCCATCGCCGCGGCCAGGGGAATGCGGTCGTGGAGAAAGCGCTCGGTTTCCAACAGCAGGGCCTCGTTCATGTCATCAGGAGAATCCGCGGCGTGCCCGGCGTCCAGCTTGCGAATCCGGTGGCGGCGCGCGCGAGCCGTGCTATGGGAGAGCCAGCAATGCATGAGCCGCCGTTTTTCCAATCCCTGGCAGCACGATGACCACAGTTTCGTGGACATTCTGAAGTGGCAGCTCGGCCGGATCCAGGAGGCACCGTGGCCGGGTCATGCCAGCGATGATCCAGCACCGCTCCAGGTGCTGTCGCGTGAATCCATCGCCACACCGCCTGCCAGCGGCTGGCGGGTGATCTGGCTGGGTCATGCGTCCTTTCTGGTGCAAGGTGCGGGATTGAGCCTGCTGATCGATCCGATCTTCTCGGACTACTGCGCGCCTTTTCCGAAGGCGTCTCTGAAACGTCTGGTGGCCACGCCCTGCTCCTTGTCCGATCTGCCGCGCATCGATGCGGTGTTGTTGAGTCACGGCCACTACGACCATCTCGATCTGCCGACGTTGCGCCGCTTGGGGAAGGATACCCGCTTGATCGTTGCAGAGGGGCATGCCGGTTGGTTGGGGAGACGGGGTTTTCATCAGGTCACCGCGGTGCCGTGGTGGGAGACGGTGGATATTGCACCGGGTGTCCGTGTCACCTCCACACCGTCCCAGCACTTCACCGCGCGCACACCGTGGGATCGCAATCGCGGGCATTGGTGCGGCTGGTTGATCGAGGGTGCGGATTGCAAACTGTGGCATGCGGGCGATACCGCATGGTGCCCGGCATTCCGGGAGATTGGCGAGAAGCTTGGTCCCATCGACCTGGGGATGATCCCGATCGGGGCCTACAATCCCCGTATCATCATGAAATCCGTCCACGTCACACCGGAGGAAGCGGTGCGGATTTTCGGGGAAACGCGGTGCCGACGCGCGGTGGCGATGCACTGGGGGACATTCCGTCTGACGGACGAGCCCATGTCCGAGCCGCCGGTCCGGCTGGGGGCTGCATGTGATGCCGCCGGAATCGGGTCCTTTGAGACCGTGGCGGTGGGGGAAATAGTGACGGTCGGGTGACAAAAAACCACCCGGCTTGGTGGCTGAAAAGAGGGACTTGGCGGAGACCATGGCCCGGTGCACAGTCAGGCCGTGAAAATTTGTTCATTTGCGTTTCCGGTCCTATTGGCCACGGCCGCGTGGGCTCAGGATGCTCCGACCGGCCAGGAGTGGCAGCAGGAGCAGAATCTCTCGTTCAACAAGGAGAAGCCGCGGGCGACATTCATGTCTTTCCCCAATGTGGAGTCCGCAAAGGCGGTGCTGCGGGAGAAGTCCCCGTATTTCCAGTCGCTCGATGGAAGCTGGAAATTCAACTGGGTTGGTAATCCGTCGGAACGTCCCGCGGACTTTCACAAGCCGGAATATGATGTCTCCAAGTGGAAGGAAATCGCCGTCCCTTCGAGCTGGCAGTTGGAAGGCTACGACACGCCGATTTATTCCAACCAGGCTTACACGTTCAAACGCGATTGGCCGCGGGTGATGGGGGAGCCGCCGAAGGATTGGCCCGCCTACAAGGATCGCAATCCGGTGGGCAGCTATCGACGCACCTTCACCGTACCAAAGGACTGGGACGGCAAGGAGGTGTTCGTGAACTTCGACGGGGTGGACTCGTTTTTCTACCTGTGGATCAACGGCAAGTACATCGGCTTCAGCAAGGACAGCCGCACGCCCGCCGATTTCAACATCACCAAGGCGCTGAAGCCGGGCGAGAACGTGATCGCCGCGGAGGTCTATCGATATTCGGATGGCAGCTATCTGGAGTGCCAGGACATGTGGCGTCTGAGCGGGATCTTCCGCAGCGTCTATCTGCACGCGACGCCGAAGGTGCAGATCCGCGATGTCTTCGCGCTGCCGGATCTGGATGCGGGCTACAAGGATGGAAGTCTTTCGGTGAAGGCCACCGTTCGCAATCTGGGCGATGCCATCAAGCTGGGGCCTGCCTTGTCTGTGGCGCTCTTTGACGCCGCAGGCAAGCCGGTGGCGGGAGGGGATGCCGAACCGACAGGCGACCTCGCGCCTGGCACGGAGCGAGTCATCTCCTTCAATCTCAAGGTTCCGGATCCAAGGAAATGGACCGCGGAGACTCCCAATCTCTACACGGTTGTCGTGAGCAGCGGTGAGGAGGCGGTTTCCTTCCGCACCGGCTTCCGCAAGGTGGAAATCAAGGATGGTGTCTATCTTATCAACGGCCAGCCGGTGAAGCTGAAGGGCACCAACCGTCACGAGATGAATCCGGACACCGGCCATGCGGTCACCCGTGAGCAGATGCTCCAGGACATCATCCGGCTGAAGGAGGCGAACATCAACCATGTCCGCACCTGCCACTATCCGGATGATCCGTATTGGTACGAGCTCTGCGACATCCACGGGATCTACCTGATGGACGAGGCGAACATCGAGTCGCACGGCTACTACTATGGCGAGCTTTCATTGTCCCATCCGCCGGAATGGAAACCGGCCCACGTGCAGCGCGTGGTGAACATGGTGGAGCGCGACAAGAACCACGCGTCCGTGGTCTTCTGGTCGCTCGGCAATGAAGCCGGTCCGGGCAAGAATTTCCAGGCCGCGCATGAGGCGCTCAAGGCCATCGATACGTCCCGTCCCGATCACTACGAACGCAACAGCTCGATCGCGGACGTGGACAGCACGATGTATCCGGGCG belongs to Luteolibacter ambystomatis and includes:
- a CDS encoding LamG-like jellyroll fold domain-containing protein, whose translation is MSRTLPAAFLLASSALAVPPATLQQQVTYNGQTVTMQLTKLNLRGSNFELKVQNSSGGYTTVTPVAERSYMGTVDEYPGAVSCGILKDNGDFLGTVYFDRGATWFTLNGSVTGTRGLEYAVDAFHGFTLPTADLPAAGQGGNQTYRFDVGIDASYDYYTQQGSVASCVEMIEYSVNNVRAIYIRDALLRPALGRVIIRGDATKDPYSQSMELSGVKSEWEQNQTSALRDVVCGIDPAFNGGLAWVGAIGGTTAHYSANNAGGDGSFDVTWRHELGHNWSCPHFVGGSPEGKGIMGGNGPGRFSGCEVRKILDYRANRISAGGILDNEGTFTAVDFPPYAAMDTARCVVNQSVTFNVKVNDFDANGDTFSLSTFDSTSAKGGTVTQSGQNLVYTAPGSSLGTDYFLYTIVDSSGQTATGVVVIDVRANDPLVMYLPLDETTGTVATDLSANANNGTQAGNPTWTTGKFGNALTLDGNDYLMINGVAGEITSNNITLSAWVKTTDSEADWFSCNTSSGGNVFMFSIHGGKASVYDGSYEASSTTTVNNNAWHLLTYVRNGSTGSIYVDGNLEATHTANFTLSSTDLWSIGQEWDNTTASDFLIGSVDDVRLYNKALTATEVDYLVQGGNAEVPLPFDTQTGVKAGLFNWEPAANMTSQNFYLGTSLTAVTNAGTSSAEYRGSVTGSEWSGNLQPNTTYYWRVDSLASGITRKGSIWTFSTGAAQSPSGLWNFPTSNPVSATLGSNLVLTGSQTTVAGSVSGDQAVQIGNGSHYTVTNPIGANGGGSHTNEYTLLYDFKPTLSAGYASMIDHKDANSDGELFTRSDGSIGSQQLGYAPAGTLTTSWTRLVLRVKNDWFAELWINGVHVYDFDTQEADSRYSLLSSFDLFQDGPSGGEEETIQLSTFALWGRALDDVEIAAMGSPGAPVILLGN
- a CDS encoding YiiD C-terminal domain-containing protein, with the protein product MNEALLLETERFLHDRIPLAAAMGVRIESYDSSGLILTAPLEANHNHLGTAFGGSLAAVATLAGYALLWLELNDRDSHIVIRSSRISYKHPVEGELRAICLHPGASAIARFKTWFAKAGKASLPLKVLMGPTDRPHVGFEGVYVAIR
- a CDS encoding MBL fold metallo-hydrolase, with product MSRRFSNPWQHDDHSFVDILKWQLGRIQEAPWPGHASDDPAPLQVLSRESIATPPASGWRVIWLGHASFLVQGAGLSLLIDPIFSDYCAPFPKASLKRLVATPCSLSDLPRIDAVLLSHGHYDHLDLPTLRRLGKDTRLIVAEGHAGWLGRRGFHQVTAVPWWETVDIAPGVRVTSTPSQHFTARTPWDRNRGHWCGWLIEGADCKLWHAGDTAWCPAFREIGEKLGPIDLGMIPIGAYNPRIIMKSVHVTPEEAVRIFGETRCRRAVAMHWGTFRLTDEPMSEPPVRLGAACDAAGIGSFETVAVGEIVTVG